One segment of Gordonia terrae DNA contains the following:
- a CDS encoding pyruvate carboxylase, giving the protein MFEKVLVANRGEIAVRAFRAAVELGATTVAVYPHEDRNSVHRAKAFESYEIGERGHPVRAYLSVDEVVSTAVAAGADAVYPGYGFLSENPALARACAAQGITFVGPSADVLELAGDKSRAVAAAAAAGLPVLVSSAPSSDVDQLVAAGEEIGFPLFVKAVAGGGGRGMRRVDRPEGLRTAIEAASREATTAFGDGTVFLERAVVDARHIEVQILADAAGEVIHLYERDCSLQRRHQKVVEVAPAPRLDPEVRDRICSDAVAFARHIGYTCAGTVEFLLGADGRHVFIEMNPRIQVEHTITEEITDVDLVAAQMQIASGATLADLGLAQESIEIRGAAVQCRITTEDVTDGFRPDTGRITAYRTPGGSGVRLDGSVGLGSEIGSHFDSMLVKLTCRGRDLATARARAQRAIAEFRVRGVATNIPFLQAVLADEDFGEWRVTTSFIESRPDLLDQHASADRGTRILRYLADITVNRPNGERPSTVYPSDKLPVVDLSVTPPEGSRDRLRRLGPEAFAAELRASSALALTDTTFRDAHQSLLATRVRTRDLLTVAPYVARMTPQLWSVEAWGGATFDVALRFLKEDPWERLAALREEMPNICLQMLLRGKNTVGYTPYPQQVSDAFVREAAATGVDVFRIFDALNNVDAMRPAIDAVRETGTGVAEVAMSYTGDLGDPGETLYTLDYHLALAERIVEAGAHVLAVKDMAGLLRPAAAATLVRALRSRFDLPVHLHTHDTAGGQLATYLAAWEAGVDAVDGASAPLAGTTSQPPLSAIVAATRHTDRDTGIDLGATCALEPYWAAVRAAYAPFDTGLPAPTGRVYAHEIPGGQLSNLRQQALALGLADRFEDVEAAYAGADAALGRLIKVTPSSKVVGDLALALVGAGASAAEFAADPTAYDIPDSVLEFLRGDLGEPAGGWPEPLRTRALEGRADPRPAQELTDDDLGALAGTSAQRRSALNRLLFPAPDREYLEHRRTFGDTSRLSTNQFFYGLRQDEEHRVELEKGVELLIGLEAISDADESGMRNVLCILNGQLRPVRVRDRSVESTTRAAEKADRSDPGHLAAPFAGVVTLAVKEGDELRRGEPVGTIEAMKMEATITAPCSGVVQRVTVSGSAEVEGGDLLLTLASS; this is encoded by the coding sequence ATGTTCGAGAAGGTGCTGGTGGCGAATCGGGGCGAGATCGCGGTGCGGGCGTTCCGCGCGGCGGTCGAACTCGGTGCGACGACCGTCGCTGTCTACCCCCATGAGGATCGCAACTCGGTGCACCGGGCGAAGGCGTTCGAATCCTACGAGATCGGTGAGCGCGGACATCCCGTACGCGCCTACCTCTCGGTCGACGAGGTGGTCAGCACCGCGGTCGCAGCCGGCGCCGACGCCGTCTACCCGGGGTACGGCTTCCTGTCCGAGAATCCCGCTCTGGCGCGCGCGTGTGCGGCTCAGGGGATCACGTTCGTCGGGCCGTCCGCCGACGTGCTGGAGCTGGCGGGCGACAAGTCGCGGGCCGTGGCCGCCGCCGCGGCGGCGGGCCTGCCGGTGCTGGTCTCCTCGGCGCCGTCGAGTGATGTGGACCAGTTGGTGGCGGCGGGCGAGGAGATCGGGTTCCCCCTGTTCGTCAAGGCGGTGGCCGGCGGGGGTGGTCGGGGCATGCGCCGGGTCGACCGACCCGAGGGTCTCCGCACGGCGATCGAGGCCGCATCGCGGGAGGCGACGACGGCCTTCGGTGACGGAACGGTGTTCCTGGAGCGCGCGGTGGTCGACGCCCGGCACATCGAGGTGCAGATCCTGGCCGACGCCGCGGGCGAGGTCATCCACCTGTACGAGCGGGACTGCTCGCTGCAGCGGCGCCATCAGAAGGTCGTCGAGGTGGCGCCGGCGCCCCGGCTCGACCCGGAAGTCCGGGACCGGATCTGCTCCGACGCGGTCGCGTTCGCCCGTCACATCGGCTACACCTGTGCCGGCACGGTGGAATTCCTGCTCGGTGCCGACGGCCGCCACGTCTTCATCGAGATGAACCCGCGAATCCAGGTGGAGCACACGATCACCGAGGAGATCACCGACGTCGACCTCGTTGCGGCCCAGATGCAGATCGCGTCGGGCGCGACTCTCGCGGACCTCGGGCTCGCCCAGGAGTCGATCGAGATCCGCGGAGCCGCCGTGCAGTGCCGGATCACCACCGAGGATGTCACCGACGGATTCCGGCCCGACACCGGCCGGATCACCGCCTACCGCACCCCGGGCGGCTCGGGGGTGCGACTCGACGGCAGCGTCGGACTCGGCTCCGAGATCGGGTCGCACTTCGACTCGATGCTGGTGAAACTGACCTGCCGCGGGCGGGATCTCGCCACGGCCAGGGCGCGCGCCCAACGGGCTATCGCGGAGTTCCGGGTGCGCGGGGTCGCCACCAACATCCCGTTCCTGCAGGCGGTTCTGGCCGACGAGGACTTCGGCGAGTGGCGGGTGACCACGTCGTTCATCGAGTCCCGGCCGGACCTCCTCGACCAGCATGCGTCGGCCGACCGCGGCACCCGAATCCTCCGCTACCTCGCCGACATCACGGTGAACCGGCCCAACGGCGAGCGTCCCTCGACGGTGTATCCCTCCGACAAGCTGCCGGTCGTCGACCTGTCGGTCACCCCGCCGGAAGGATCCCGCGACCGCCTGCGCAGACTGGGGCCCGAGGCCTTCGCCGCGGAACTGCGCGCGTCGAGCGCACTGGCGTTGACCGACACCACCTTTCGGGACGCCCACCAGTCGCTGCTGGCCACCCGTGTCCGTACCCGGGACCTGCTGACGGTCGCTCCGTACGTCGCGCGGATGACCCCACAGCTGTGGTCGGTCGAGGCGTGGGGCGGCGCCACCTTCGACGTCGCACTGCGGTTCCTGAAGGAGGACCCCTGGGAGCGTCTGGCCGCCCTCCGGGAAGAGATGCCCAACATCTGTCTGCAGATGCTGCTGCGCGGCAAGAACACGGTGGGCTACACGCCCTATCCCCAGCAGGTCAGCGATGCGTTCGTCCGAGAGGCGGCAGCCACCGGCGTCGACGTCTTCCGGATCTTCGACGCCCTGAACAACGTCGACGCGATGCGCCCGGCGATCGACGCGGTGCGCGAGACGGGGACCGGCGTCGCGGAGGTCGCGATGTCCTACACGGGCGATCTCGGTGATCCGGGCGAGACCCTGTACACGCTGGACTACCACCTCGCCCTGGCCGAGCGGATCGTCGAGGCGGGTGCCCATGTGCTGGCCGTCAAGGACATGGCCGGCCTGCTACGCCCCGCCGCCGCAGCAACGTTGGTGCGCGCGTTGCGGTCTCGATTCGACCTACCGGTACATCTGCACACGCACGACACCGCAGGCGGCCAGCTCGCGACGTACCTCGCGGCGTGGGAGGCCGGCGTGGACGCCGTGGACGGGGCCAGCGCCCCTCTCGCCGGGACGACCAGTCAGCCTCCGCTGTCGGCGATCGTCGCCGCGACCCGGCACACCGACCGCGACACGGGGATCGACCTCGGTGCGACGTGCGCGCTGGAACCGTACTGGGCCGCGGTCCGTGCCGCGTACGCGCCGTTCGACACCGGCCTGCCTGCGCCGACGGGCCGGGTCTATGCACACGAGATCCCCGGCGGCCAGCTCTCCAACCTACGGCAACAGGCACTGGCCCTGGGGCTGGCGGACCGGTTCGAGGACGTCGAGGCCGCCTATGCCGGTGCCGACGCCGCCCTGGGCCGGCTCATCAAGGTGACGCCCTCGTCGAAGGTCGTGGGCGACCTGGCGCTCGCGCTCGTCGGGGCCGGTGCGAGCGCCGCGGAGTTCGCCGCCGACCCCACGGCCTACGACATCCCGGACTCGGTCCTCGAGTTCCTGCGCGGAGACCTGGGCGAACCGGCGGGCGGTTGGCCGGAGCCGCTGCGCACGCGCGCGTTGGAGGGCCGCGCGGACCCGCGTCCGGCGCAGGAACTCACCGACGACGACCTCGGGGCTCTCGCCGGGACGTCGGCGCAACGCCGCAGCGCCCTCAACCGGTTGCTCTTCCCGGCGCCGGATCGCGAATACCTCGAGCATCGGCGGACTTTCGGTGACACCTCGCGCCTGTCGACGAACCAGTTCTTCTACGGACTCCGCCAGGACGAGGAGCACCGCGTCGAACTGGAGAAGGGCGTCGAGCTGCTCATCGGGCTCGAGGCGATCTCCGATGCGGACGAGTCGGGGATGCGCAACGTGCTGTGCATCCTCAACGGACAGCTTCGGCCGGTGCGGGTTCGGGATCGGTCCGTGGAGTCGACGACGCGGGCGGCGGAGAAGGCCGACCGCAGCGATCCGGGACACCTCGCCGCGCCCTTCGCGGGCGTGGTGACGCTCGCCGTGAAGGAAGGCGACGAGCTACGACGCGGCGAGCCGGTCGGGACCATCGAGGCCATGAAGATGGAGGCGACGATCACCGCACCGTGTTCCGGTGTGGTGCAACGGGTCACGGTGTCGGGCTCGGCCGAGGTCGAGGGTGGTGACCTGCTTCTGACGCTGGCCTCCTCCTGA
- a CDS encoding PEP-utilizing enzyme, which produces MSDQPAGPVDIDRWITDWEFSSRYPVYTRANAGEVLPDPSSPLNVTMVWNKGLNIGWREGYTKHLGTHLPEEIDEVMPEIIGNFGGYHYTNFSMTELNGARLPGLTVPVWNSLWVGDHPDIPEYQPKPGDENAELTAGLAEKTAWALTTDTFPEAEEAKRRADAAREQRPDFASLSDAELVEHARSLLPDLIYCYAYHPVTTTLSTMGPAVAGELLASIGEADKLGDLLSGLGGVDSAAPSYAMWKLGRLVAGSAELTEIFDAGLSSVLETIASSESADAKEFRDQFDDFLHRYGSRAPNEWDIRSDSWETKPVLALMAINGMRNSPAEADPELILRRNQEKRIALTAELAEKMPDAETKTAFLNAAKSITKFMPWRERTKTACVKIMGEMRGALYELGSRMVERGVMDDHHDITMIVDDELEQFVADPESFADTIRERRDQYLALFDLQPPFFLFEPLPLSQWPRRTGQRVEPAVPGDVLTGVGGAPGVARGRARILHDPYEAEQLEEGDILVAPQTDPAWTPLFVFAGGVVVNVGATITHSSIVCRELGIPCAVSVQDATARITDGAMIEVDGTTGQVTIL; this is translated from the coding sequence ATGAGTGATCAGCCTGCGGGACCGGTCGACATCGACCGCTGGATCACCGACTGGGAGTTCAGCAGCCGCTACCCCGTCTACACCCGGGCCAATGCGGGCGAGGTCCTTCCGGACCCGTCGAGTCCCCTGAACGTGACGATGGTCTGGAACAAGGGCCTCAACATCGGGTGGCGCGAGGGTTACACCAAGCACCTCGGCACGCACCTGCCGGAGGAGATCGACGAGGTCATGCCGGAGATCATCGGCAACTTCGGCGGCTATCACTACACGAACTTCTCGATGACCGAGCTGAACGGTGCCCGCCTCCCGGGGCTGACCGTGCCCGTGTGGAACAGCCTGTGGGTCGGCGATCACCCCGACATCCCCGAGTACCAGCCCAAGCCCGGCGACGAGAACGCCGAACTGACCGCGGGCCTCGCGGAGAAGACCGCCTGGGCGCTCACCACCGACACCTTCCCGGAGGCGGAGGAGGCCAAGCGCCGCGCCGACGCCGCACGTGAGCAGCGCCCCGACTTCGCTTCCCTGTCCGACGCCGAACTCGTCGAGCACGCGAGGTCGCTGCTGCCCGACCTCATCTACTGCTACGCCTACCACCCCGTCACCACGACGCTGTCGACGATGGGCCCGGCCGTCGCCGGCGAACTGCTCGCGAGCATCGGTGAGGCCGACAAGCTGGGTGACCTGCTCAGCGGCCTGGGCGGTGTCGACTCGGCTGCACCGTCGTACGCGATGTGGAAGCTCGGACGCCTCGTTGCGGGCTCGGCCGAACTGACCGAGATCTTCGACGCCGGGCTGTCGTCGGTGCTGGAGACCATCGCGTCCAGCGAGTCCGCCGACGCCAAGGAGTTCCGGGACCAGTTCGACGACTTCCTCCACCGGTACGGGTCCCGCGCACCCAACGAATGGGACATCCGTTCCGACAGCTGGGAGACGAAACCCGTTCTCGCCCTGATGGCGATCAACGGAATGCGCAACAGCCCGGCCGAGGCCGACCCCGAACTCATCCTCCGCCGCAATCAGGAGAAGCGCATCGCTCTCACCGCCGAGCTCGCCGAGAAGATGCCCGATGCGGAGACGAAGACGGCATTCCTGAACGCGGCGAAATCCATCACCAAGTTCATGCCCTGGCGCGAGCGGACCAAGACCGCCTGCGTCAAGATCATGGGCGAGATGCGCGGCGCGCTCTACGAACTCGGCTCCCGGATGGTCGAGCGCGGCGTGATGGACGACCACCACGACATCACGATGATCGTCGACGACGAACTGGAGCAGTTCGTCGCCGACCCGGAGTCCTTCGCCGACACCATCAGAGAGCGTCGCGATCAGTACCTCGCGCTGTTCGATCTGCAACCGCCGTTCTTCCTGTTCGAACCGCTCCCGCTGTCGCAGTGGCCCCGCCGCACCGGGCAGCGGGTGGAGCCTGCGGTTCCCGGCGACGTCCTCACCGGCGTCGGCGGCGCTCCCGGGGTGGCTCGAGGACGCGCCCGCATCCTGCACGACCCCTATGAGGCCGAACAGCTGGAGGAGGGCGACATCCTGGTCGCGCCGCAGACAGACCCGGCGTGGACACCGCTGTTCGTGTTCGCGGGCGGGGTCGTCGTCAACGTCGGCGCCACCATCACACACTCCTCCATCGTGTGCCGCGAACTCGGAATCCCCTGTGCCGTATCGGTGCAGGACGCCACCGCCCGCATCACGGACGGCGCGATGATCGAAGTCGACGGCACCACCGGCCAGGTCACCATCCTCTGA
- a CDS encoding TIGR03619 family F420-dependent LLM class oxidoreductase has protein sequence MATVGLALPQLGEHVDVAAVRDFAVAAEELGFTGLWAQEHLFYSEQNSSVYGGRHTTSVHPAYRSVLGATELMAFAAACTDRTLIGSSILVAGYHRPVELAQRLATLDLLSGGRLVAGLGVGWSDEEHRLMDVDPRTRGRRMDELVRAVQACWGPDPVEFSGDFFEIPRSTVRPKPVQTPHPPLLSGLRSERGLARTAALFDIWNPSSGTADALREQLDAMAAQRPADRAPVRLYLRSYLQRPTDPVGSGGQGLDGVAADLETAVAVGADHFIIECNFSDDIRSSDDWAAMPERLAPLIRLAHDATGPAAREQKENAS, from the coding sequence ATGGCGACCGTCGGCCTCGCACTGCCCCAGCTCGGTGAACACGTCGATGTCGCGGCGGTGCGCGACTTCGCGGTGGCCGCCGAGGAACTCGGCTTCACCGGCCTGTGGGCGCAGGAACACCTCTTCTACTCCGAGCAGAACAGCTCCGTGTACGGCGGACGCCACACCACCTCGGTGCACCCGGCCTACCGGTCGGTGCTCGGGGCCACCGAACTGATGGCCTTCGCCGCCGCCTGCACGGATCGAACCCTGATCGGCAGCAGCATCCTGGTCGCCGGGTATCACCGGCCCGTCGAACTCGCCCAGCGGTTGGCCACCCTCGACCTGCTCTCCGGCGGACGCCTCGTCGCGGGGCTCGGCGTCGGCTGGTCCGACGAGGAACATCGCCTCATGGACGTCGATCCCCGGACCCGGGGGCGTCGGATGGACGAGCTGGTGCGCGCCGTCCAGGCGTGTTGGGGTCCCGACCCGGTGGAGTTCTCCGGTGACTTCTTCGAGATCCCGAGGTCGACGGTGCGCCCGAAACCGGTCCAGACTCCCCACCCGCCGCTGCTGTCCGGGTTACGCTCGGAACGTGGTCTCGCCCGCACGGCAGCGCTTTTCGACATCTGGAACCCCAGCAGCGGAACGGCCGACGCGCTGCGCGAGCAGCTCGATGCCATGGCCGCACAGCGCCCGGCCGACCGTGCGCCGGTGCGGTTGTACCTGCGTTCCTACCTCCAGCGCCCCACCGATCCGGTGGGTTCGGGAGGCCAGGGACTCGACGGCGTCGCCGCCGACCTCGAGACCGCGGTCGCGGTGGGTGCCGACCACTTCATCATCGAATGCAATTTCTCCGACGACATCCGGTCGTCGGACGACTGGGCCGCGATGCCCGAACGACTCGCGCCGCTGATCCGGCTCGCGCACGACGCGACCGGCCCGGCCGCCCGGGAGCAGAAGGAGAACGCATCATGA
- a CDS encoding zinc-binding dehydrogenase produces MKAAVFEGDSPTLTVEEIPRPTPRRGEILLKVTACGVCHTDLHVLKSEVRFPAPAVLGHEVSGVVEALGDGVDTLAVGDRVVCSFIMPCGECRHCARGMDDLCEKFFAHNRLNGTLYDGETRLQRDDGSPLAMYSMGGLAEYCVVPASDAFVVPDGVGLGEVSILGCSSFTALGAVNNAELHLADRIAVVAAGGVGSSIVQFAAAAGVAQIIAIDVNDDKLKAVAALGATHTVNSRDTDVVEEVRALTDGHGVDVAFEALGHPSTFATALDILDDGGRAVVVGIAPAGSPGEIDLARLVRRSLQIRGSYGAKARRDMPALLRMVAGGIVEPERVITRRYRLDQVDEAYQALARGEIVGRAIIEMGSE; encoded by the coding sequence ATGAAAGCCGCCGTCTTCGAGGGCGATTCGCCGACACTGACCGTCGAGGAGATCCCGCGTCCGACGCCGCGCCGCGGTGAGATCCTGCTCAAGGTCACCGCATGCGGGGTCTGCCACACCGACCTGCACGTGCTGAAGTCCGAGGTGAGGTTCCCGGCCCCGGCGGTTCTCGGGCACGAGGTGTCCGGTGTCGTCGAAGCACTCGGCGACGGCGTCGACACGCTGGCCGTCGGCGATCGCGTCGTCTGCAGCTTCATCATGCCGTGCGGCGAGTGTCGGCACTGTGCGCGCGGAATGGACGACCTCTGCGAGAAGTTCTTCGCGCACAACCGTCTCAACGGAACGCTCTACGACGGCGAGACCCGCCTCCAGCGCGACGACGGCAGCCCGCTGGCGATGTACTCGATGGGTGGGTTGGCCGAGTACTGCGTGGTCCCCGCCTCGGACGCCTTCGTCGTCCCCGACGGCGTCGGACTCGGTGAGGTGTCGATCCTCGGGTGCAGTTCGTTCACCGCACTCGGTGCGGTCAACAACGCCGAACTCCATCTGGCCGACCGGATCGCCGTCGTGGCGGCCGGCGGTGTGGGTTCCTCGATCGTGCAGTTCGCCGCCGCCGCGGGCGTCGCGCAGATCATCGCGATCGACGTCAACGACGACAAGCTCAAGGCCGTGGCGGCGCTCGGTGCCACCCACACGGTCAACTCACGCGACACCGACGTCGTCGAGGAGGTCCGCGCGCTGACCGACGGCCACGGTGTCGACGTCGCGTTCGAGGCACTGGGACACCCGAGCACCTTCGCGACCGCACTCGACATCCTCGACGACGGCGGTCGCGCCGTCGTCGTCGGTATCGCACCCGCCGGTTCGCCGGGCGAGATCGACCTGGCCCGGCTCGTCCGGCGCAGCCTGCAGATCCGCGGTTCGTACGGCGCCAAGGCTCGCCGGGACATGCCCGCCCTGCTGCGCATGGTGGCCGGCGGGATCGTCGAACCCGAGCGGGTGATCACCCGTCGTTACCGCCTCGACCAGGTGGACGAGGCCTACCAGGCGCTGGCCCGCGGCGAGATCGTCGGCCGCGCGATCATCGAGATGGGCTCCGAGTGA
- a CDS encoding SDR family NAD(P)-dependent oxidoreductase has protein sequence MSDSVAVVTGAGSGIGRAVTELLVERGGSVVAVDTSAEALARFDDHPQIVPVVGDVTSADDNRHAVETAEQRLGRLDALILNAGVPASGSIETLDLDVFDRSLDVNLRSVVLGVRESIPAFRRSGGGSVVVTASATALGGEPNRWPYAAAKAGVVNLARSLAIDLAGDRIRVNTVCPGPIETGMTRRIAVNTPERYESLRRMVPLQRWGTADEVAEVIAFLASPLASFVTGTTIPVDGGATCGSGQTVPPRVDVPV, from the coding sequence GTGAGCGACTCCGTCGCGGTGGTCACCGGCGCCGGGTCGGGTATCGGACGGGCCGTGACCGAACTGCTCGTCGAACGCGGCGGTTCCGTCGTGGCGGTGGACACCTCCGCGGAGGCCCTCGCCAGGTTCGACGACCATCCGCAGATCGTCCCTGTCGTCGGGGACGTCACGTCTGCCGACGACAACCGGCATGCCGTCGAGACCGCCGAGCAGAGGCTCGGCCGTCTCGACGCGCTCATCCTCAACGCCGGGGTGCCGGCCTCCGGGTCGATCGAAACCCTCGACCTCGACGTCTTCGACCGATCCCTCGACGTGAACCTGCGGTCGGTGGTTCTCGGTGTGCGCGAGTCGATTCCGGCCTTTCGTCGGAGCGGGGGAGGTTCGGTCGTGGTGACGGCGTCGGCGACAGCCCTCGGCGGTGAACCGAACCGGTGGCCCTATGCGGCGGCCAAGGCCGGCGTGGTGAACCTCGCGAGGTCCCTGGCCATCGACCTCGCCGGCGACCGCATCCGCGTCAACACCGTGTGCCCCGGCCCCATCGAGACCGGCATGACGCGGCGGATCGCGGTGAACACCCCCGAGCGCTATGAGTCACTACGACGCATGGTGCCGCTGCAACGATGGGGAACCGCCGATGAGGTCGCCGAGGTCATCGCCTTCCTCGCCTCTCCCCTGGCCTCGTTCGTCACCGGTACGACGATCCCGGTGGACGGCGGGGCCACCTGCGGAAGCGGTCAGACGGTCCCGCCCCGCGTGGACGTGCCCGTCTGA
- a CDS encoding zinc-dependent alcohol dehydrogenase — MTVTAASARYVHVPEPGVLETTPETDAEPGAGEVIVDIGFCGICATDTHGYQSAGLPPAVFGHEWMGTVAAVGSGVTHLRPGQRVIAGVGPACGICAQCRVGHADNCDLAFAEANGISPGAAAHGGFADRLRVSARRAIPVPEALSDVEAALMEPATVTYHAVRRARVPLGATVVIQGAGPIGLLTAQHARAAGAGRILVSEPSPARREAATALGFTDVLAPESLGDRLTELTDGLGADIVFECSGVASLLQPSAELVRRGGTLALLGYPGTDSSVSYGDWQSRELTVIGSLAYTHSDFIGAMTLVAEGRIDLASLHTGTIGLGDLESMFAELDSGRSSHTKVLVDPRR, encoded by the coding sequence ATGACGGTCACGGCAGCGTCTGCCCGCTACGTCCACGTGCCCGAGCCCGGAGTGCTCGAGACGACCCCGGAGACCGATGCGGAGCCCGGCGCAGGCGAGGTCATCGTCGACATCGGATTCTGCGGTATCTGCGCCACCGACACCCACGGCTACCAGTCGGCGGGCCTGCCGCCTGCGGTGTTCGGACACGAGTGGATGGGCACGGTGGCGGCGGTGGGTTCCGGTGTCACGCACCTGCGGCCCGGGCAACGGGTGATCGCCGGGGTCGGCCCCGCATGCGGCATCTGTGCCCAGTGCCGTGTCGGGCACGCCGACAACTGCGATCTCGCGTTCGCAGAGGCCAACGGCATCTCGCCGGGCGCGGCGGCACACGGCGGGTTCGCGGATCGCCTGCGGGTCTCGGCGCGACGTGCGATCCCGGTACCCGAGGCCCTGTCGGATGTCGAGGCCGCTCTGATGGAGCCGGCCACGGTCACCTATCACGCAGTGCGGCGGGCGCGGGTGCCGCTGGGTGCGACCGTGGTGATCCAGGGCGCGGGACCCATCGGTCTGCTCACCGCCCAGCACGCACGAGCGGCCGGCGCGGGCCGGATCCTCGTGTCCGAACCGTCTCCCGCACGACGAGAGGCCGCGACCGCGCTCGGGTTCACCGACGTCCTGGCCCCGGAGAGCCTCGGCGACCGACTGACCGAGCTGACCGACGGTCTCGGAGCCGACATCGTCTTCGAATGCTCGGGCGTGGCGTCGCTGCTGCAGCCGAGTGCGGAACTCGTCCGACGCGGCGGGACGCTGGCGTTGCTCGGCTATCCGGGGACCGACTCCTCGGTGAGTTACGGGGATTGGCAGAGCCGCGAACTCACCGTGATCGGATCGCTCGCCTACACGCACTCGGACTTCATCGGTGCCATGACCCTGGTGGCGGAGGGGCGGATCGATCTGGCGTCGCTGCACACCGGCACCATCGGCCTCGGCGACCTCGAATCGATGTTCGCCGAACTCGATTCGGGCCGCAGCTCGCACACGAAGGTACTCGTCGATCCACGTCGTTGA